In Burkholderia gladioli, a genomic segment contains:
- a CDS encoding DUF6817 domain-containing protein, with translation MAEFEGLLLRLGAHELRHSGRTLFDHLVGTARLLVAWGCSEPVCAAGLFHSVYGTSAFRRSLLDARDRPALRRRIGYDAEELVYLFCRARRPAGLIDAFGVGSITDRETKIAYKVSPEIAERLALIECANLYEQYMAAGLRSDRTALDVLVPHLGAAWRLTLEAQLAGSRVAHD, from the coding sequence ATGGCGGAGTTTGAAGGGTTGCTGCTTCGCCTCGGTGCGCATGAGCTGCGGCACAGTGGACGGACACTTTTTGATCATCTCGTAGGCACCGCTCGATTGCTGGTGGCTTGGGGATGTAGCGAGCCGGTATGCGCGGCGGGTCTGTTTCATAGTGTCTATGGTACTTCCGCATTCCGACGGTCGTTGCTTGATGCCAGGGACCGGCCGGCATTGCGCCGGCGTATCGGCTACGACGCAGAGGAACTGGTCTACCTGTTTTGCCGTGCGCGACGCCCCGCCGGTCTTATCGATGCCTTCGGGGTCGGCTCCATCACGGACCGCGAAACGAAAATCGCGTACAAGGTATCGCCCGAAATAGCCGAGCGACTCGCACTTATCGAGTGCGCAAATCTGTATGAGCAGTACATGGCAGCTGGCTTAAGGTCAGATCGGACTGCGCTTGATGTTCTGGTCCCACACCTCGGAGCCGCGTGGCGCCTGACGCTTGAGGCGCAACTGGCGGGGAGCAGGGTGGCGCATGACTGA
- a CDS encoding 2OG-Fe(II) oxygenase, which produces MHSRTHGATIESAKNDMNSSIVRQPRDLVPIRLQERIAQFTHGPIWQYGKRSSKAHDRYAFWCAHFAGGNAASRVSCEPELAENRSATAIYELWNVLKAGPLAGHEPLRVYANAHTYGVEGYVHTDSDDAENYFSTIYYAHPVWHRNWGGETVFYSRTEANAIIDTVYPEPGMAVTFPGAIPHCAKGPTRDCIDLRVTVVIKTQRSHSG; this is translated from the coding sequence ATGCACTCGCGCACGCACGGTGCGACGATAGAGTCAGCTAAAAACGATATGAACAGTTCCATTGTGCGGCAGCCTCGGGATTTGGTGCCGATCCGTTTACAGGAGCGCATTGCCCAGTTCACGCACGGGCCTATATGGCAATATGGAAAGCGCTCAAGCAAGGCTCATGACCGCTATGCATTCTGGTGTGCGCATTTTGCTGGAGGAAATGCGGCAAGTCGCGTGAGCTGTGAACCCGAATTGGCTGAAAACCGGTCGGCGACGGCAATATACGAGCTGTGGAATGTTTTAAAAGCCGGGCCGCTCGCGGGACACGAGCCGCTGCGCGTTTACGCAAATGCGCATACTTATGGCGTCGAAGGTTACGTGCACACGGATAGCGATGACGCCGAAAACTATTTCTCGACCATTTACTATGCGCATCCGGTTTGGCATAGAAACTGGGGTGGCGAAACGGTTTTTTATTCAAGAACAGAGGCCAATGCCATTATTGATACGGTCTATCCGGAACCGGGCATGGCAGTGACTTTCCCGGGTGCGATTCCCCATTGCGCCAAGGGGCCGACAAGGGACTGCATCGACCTGCGCGTGACCGTCGTTATCAAAACGCAACGCTCACATTCTGGATAA
- a CDS encoding alpha/beta hydrolase family protein has product MHRNRRGISARQYRAEDFFKDASAANFALSPDGKRIAYLAADGQGLGLFVRELRGEKVHGPTRRLADPRRHTVLDFVWKDDTHLLMSCDRQGSENYHIYYVDVHADAGPVDLTPGENTHSVIVNVLKDTPSSVLVAHNQRTAHLLDVYRVDVSTGASTLLALNPGNIVSWFADADGNVRLAQSSGDAASLHYRNDPGSEFRQIATLRFDEIVVPIAFVPGMPDHAYVLSNRHRDTLALYQFDLEAGVESRFVYGRNDVDLGGVLWSDVRQEILGVTWTDTRFRCEFFDPERHHMQMALEAALPDHQIVVKGGSADESLFVVSAASDRNPEHHYLYRRSENRLVSLGSTLPHLRPEDMASMEPVRFAAHDGLTIHGYLSRPAPLLQRPISMPSLIVFPHGGPWARDVWGFNRIVQWLANQGFAVLQINFRGSTGYGKHFWRAGFRQWGNGIQRDIEAAVQWAVEKGVAPLNRIGIFGFSFGGYSALMQIARNPALYRCAVDYAGPTDLPSFLQSIPATWEPMREALYEMIGDPRDERGKAELDRASPLHCVYDIRTPLLVAHGADDPRVNVSESEQIAFELKKRGAPVELFVCADEGHGFTRPHNQIDFYEHAERFFRKWFGP; this is encoded by the coding sequence ATGCATCGCAATCGGAGAGGAATAAGTGCCAGGCAATATCGTGCGGAAGATTTTTTTAAAGACGCATCCGCCGCAAATTTCGCCTTGTCACCGGACGGAAAGCGGATTGCTTATCTGGCTGCGGACGGACAGGGCCTTGGCCTGTTCGTCCGGGAGCTACGCGGGGAGAAGGTGCATGGTCCAACCAGACGTCTGGCAGACCCGCGACGGCATACAGTGCTGGACTTCGTCTGGAAAGACGACACGCACCTATTGATGTCATGCGATCGACAAGGAAGCGAGAACTATCACATCTATTACGTGGACGTGCACGCCGACGCCGGACCCGTCGACTTGACACCGGGAGAAAACACACACTCGGTTATAGTGAACGTGCTCAAAGACACACCTTCCTCTGTGTTGGTCGCGCATAACCAACGCACTGCGCACCTGCTAGATGTCTACAGGGTCGATGTGTCCACCGGCGCCTCCACCCTCCTGGCGCTCAATCCAGGCAATATCGTGAGTTGGTTCGCGGATGCGGACGGCAATGTCCGACTTGCGCAGTCCTCGGGTGATGCTGCCAGCCTGCATTACCGGAACGATCCAGGTAGTGAGTTCCGCCAGATCGCAACGCTCCGGTTCGACGAAATTGTCGTCCCCATAGCCTTCGTGCCCGGCATGCCGGACCATGCCTACGTTCTGTCGAACCGGCATAGAGATACACTCGCCCTCTACCAATTTGACCTCGAGGCCGGCGTGGAATCGCGCTTCGTGTACGGAAGAAACGACGTCGATCTAGGCGGCGTCCTATGGTCCGATGTTCGTCAGGAGATCCTGGGTGTAACCTGGACAGATACCAGGTTCCGCTGTGAATTCTTCGACCCGGAACGGCACCACATGCAGATGGCGTTGGAGGCCGCGCTGCCAGACCATCAAATCGTCGTGAAAGGCGGCTCCGCGGATGAATCGCTCTTCGTCGTCTCCGCAGCCAGCGACAGGAATCCTGAACATCATTATCTATACCGCCGCAGTGAAAACCGACTCGTATCGCTTGGCAGCACATTGCCGCATCTGCGCCCGGAAGACATGGCCTCAATGGAACCTGTCCGCTTCGCAGCACACGACGGTCTCACGATACATGGCTATTTGAGCCGCCCCGCTCCGCTACTGCAGCGCCCGATCAGCATGCCGTCGCTGATTGTCTTCCCACACGGAGGGCCATGGGCTCGCGACGTATGGGGATTCAACCGGATCGTGCAGTGGCTTGCCAACCAGGGCTTTGCGGTACTCCAGATTAACTTTCGGGGGTCAACCGGCTACGGAAAGCACTTTTGGCGTGCCGGCTTCAGGCAATGGGGCAACGGCATACAACGGGATATTGAAGCCGCCGTGCAGTGGGCTGTCGAAAAAGGCGTGGCGCCGTTGAACCGGATCGGCATCTTCGGTTTCAGCTTCGGTGGCTACAGCGCGCTCATGCAGATCGCGCGAAACCCTGCCTTGTACCGCTGTGCGGTCGATTATGCTGGCCCCACTGATCTGCCTTCCTTTCTTCAGTCCATACCCGCAACATGGGAGCCAATGCGTGAAGCCTTGTATGAAATGATCGGCGACCCTCGCGACGAAAGGGGAAAGGCTGAACTGGATCGCGCATCGCCTCTTCACTGTGTCTATGACATTCGCACGCCGCTGCTGGTGGCGCACGGCGCTGACGATCCGCGAGTCAACGTATCGGAAAGCGAACAGATCGCATTCGAACTGAAAAAGCGGGGCGCGCCCGTGGAGCTGTTCGTTTGTGCCGACGAGGGTCATGGGTTCACTCGTCCTCACAACCAGATCGATTTTTATGAGCATGCGGAACGGTTCTTTCGGAAATGGTTCGGCCCATAA
- a CDS encoding IS110 family transposase — MNATTYGLDVAKQIFQMYWVDAQTGEIANRRFRRDELIAFLAKRPAGRVALEACGSAHWWARKIKALGHEVVLLHAKFIRPFVQTNKTDAADARAIWTAVQQPGMRTVAAKTEDQQAMLGLHRMRSLLIKFRTMQVNQLRGLVYEFGVSFRAGRVAGLTEMRARMAELEDALPGTMFSSLHDQLRRIDGIEQDIDHLEKQISGWHKQEAACRAIAEVPGIGRLTATALVATIGDAKTFRSGREFASFLGLVPRQSGTGGKIRLGSISRRGDPYLRTLLIHGARSAMCHAKVPTTWQKAIQERRPANVAAVALANKMARTAWAILAHGKTYEKNHVSVKPA, encoded by the coding sequence ATGAATGCTACGACATACGGACTGGATGTTGCAAAGCAGATTTTCCAGATGTACTGGGTCGACGCGCAAACCGGTGAGATTGCCAATCGGCGCTTTCGACGCGACGAGCTGATCGCGTTTCTGGCGAAGCGGCCTGCGGGTCGTGTGGCGCTTGAAGCATGCGGCAGCGCGCACTGGTGGGCCCGCAAGATCAAGGCACTCGGGCACGAGGTGGTGCTGTTGCATGCGAAGTTCATCCGACCGTTTGTCCAGACGAACAAGACCGACGCGGCGGATGCGCGGGCAATCTGGACGGCGGTACAGCAGCCGGGGATGCGAACGGTAGCGGCAAAGACGGAAGACCAGCAGGCGATGCTCGGCCTTCACCGTATGCGCTCGCTGCTGATCAAGTTCCGCACCATGCAGGTGAATCAGTTACGAGGGCTCGTCTACGAGTTCGGTGTGTCATTCCGGGCCGGACGCGTGGCCGGCCTCACCGAAATGCGGGCCCGCATGGCAGAGCTCGAGGATGCGCTGCCGGGAACCATGTTCAGCAGTCTGCACGACCAGTTGAGACGCATCGACGGGATCGAGCAGGATATCGACCACCTTGAGAAGCAGATAAGTGGCTGGCACAAGCAGGAAGCTGCATGCCGGGCAATCGCGGAAGTGCCAGGCATCGGCAGGCTTACCGCGACTGCGCTGGTCGCTACGATTGGGGATGCAAAAACGTTCAGGTCGGGGCGCGAGTTTGCCTCGTTCCTCGGGCTGGTGCCCAGGCAAAGCGGCACCGGCGGCAAGATCCGGCTGGGATCGATCTCCCGGCGAGGTGATCCGTATCTGCGCACGCTGTTGATCCACGGCGCGCGCTCGGCGATGTGTCACGCCAAAGTGCCGACTACATGGCAGAAGGCGATCCAGGAGCGACGACCAGCGAATGTTGCGGCGGTGGCCCTCGCCAACAAGATGGCACGCACCGCATGGGCCATTCTGGCCCACGGCAAGACGTACGAGAAGAACCACGTCAGCGTGAAACCCGCTTAG